DNA from Clupea harengus chromosome 2, Ch_v2.0.2, whole genome shotgun sequence:
TATATAGGAAAGGATCATGAACAGGAAACAGCAGCTGTGAAGACTGGAATAATGTTTTGAAGTCTCGTCTCGTTTTAATTTCAGTGAATTTTCTGGTTCAGGCTGACACGAGTTTTCAGTCAATTGAAAAGTGAAAGCAAAGACTGTCAGGCATAACTGTAGAGCAACTGCAACTACTAGACAAAATGGCATCCAAGTCCTTTTCGGAAGAGgatttctcctgtcctgtgtgctacAATATCTACAAGGATCCTGTTCTTCTGACCTGTACTCACAGCATCTGTAACACCTGCCTGCAGAAGTTCTGGAAAGCCAAAGGATCCAGggaatgtccagtctgcaggagaagGTGCTCAAAGGAGATTTATCCTGTCAACCTGGTTCTAAAAAACCTGTGTGAGAGTTtccaacagagagaggagaaaagtcAGAGGGAACTATTCTGCAGAATGCACCGTTCTGAACTCCTCAAGCTTTTCTGTGAAGATGACCAAcagcttgtgtgtttggtgtgtcgagACTCAAAACTCCACAAGAACCACAACTTCAGTCCTGTCAGTGAAGCAGTACTTGAGCGTAAGGTAAGATTAGTGGTCATCAATTGTTTTCATATTGTCAATGATGTTGGACAATcatttttggtaaaaaaaatcattttcttGGTAAAAACTTCTCCCAGAAATCGTCGTGTGGTTGCTGTAGTGTTCATCTCAAACCACTAGGTGTCATGATGTCCCTTATCTCATATTTCTTCTCTACTGTTGAACCTTCTTGCATGACCTCCTCTCCACAAGTCTGTACCTACTGTACAAAACAACTCTTACAATTGCAATTATTACATTGTGTTGAACACTGTTGAAATCACCTTGATCAAGATATCAAAATGAACTGAATAAATAGTTTCAGTGGGACCATTTTAGACTGTGTTTGACTTTTGCACAGTAATTGGTAATACCTCATTCAAAATGTAGCTTGTTAAACAattcataaaacattcataAGCACTTGTATATATTTCTAAAGAAATGTTTAACATTAATGATAGGCATATAATACTACATAATGAAATtacataatatttataataaaataattgcTGCTGTGCTGGCTTAAAGAAAAAATTACTGTAAGCAACTTTTATTATCGGTATTGTGAAGCGTTCCAAACGACACGACAAGGGTGTTTTTCAGCAAGACAGGTCCATTTATTAACTCTTAAACTTACAAACTCAGGTagtcaaacataacagaaaagcCATAAGCCCACGGGCTTGCACACTAGAGTTACTAGAACCTTTCCCCTCGTCAGTCCTGCTTCACTCTGACGCTCTTTGTCGCACTAGTTGCTGCTCAGGTGCCAAACTAGTCTAACAATTTGCACCTGAGCTTGCAATCAGTGGATGGCCTGACCTCCTcagtccccagagcacctccaCAGGGTCCTAGAGCCTCCCCTGTATAgccctggtaagggaattcaccaATGTTTAAACCAAGTGGGACCCCAAGTGCAACTTGGGGTACCACagtataaatattatatatgttattcacatctttttaaaatgagacagcacacagaaggCAAGCAAAGAACACATATACAGTTCATATTACAATTTAAAGCCAGCAAGGTATGTTTTGCAAAACAGTTTAATTCATTATTTGGATTCCCTTGACATAAGGTGAAAATGTTTAATAATATCtaacaaaaaagaaatctaGCACTATTAACACTGTGATAAGCAGAGACATTTGATGGATCACAATCAGCTACCAAGTCAAACATGTTTATAACTAGTGTTCTAAATCTAGCATCCAGACATATGGAGGTATGTTGACAGTCAATACCTAATAATGTGTTAATTCATAACAGGAAGAACTGAAGATCAAACTAGAGCCTTTACAGAAGAAGCTTGACAACTTTAAACAAGTTAAAACAACCAGTGATGAAACTGCCCAACACATAAGAGTAAGAGTTATGGattgtttcttttaaaacaacacTACATATAACAGAAACTAATATCATATATAAACTAAGACACCTTTGTGTGATGACGTGGTATTACAGGTCCAgacccaacacacagagaggcagatcaaAGAGGAGTTTAAGAAccttcaccagtttctacgagatgaagaggcagccaggttagctgcactgaggaaggaagaggagcagaagactcagatgatgaaggagaagattgagaagatgagcagagagatttcatctctttcagacacaatcagagccatagaagaggagatgggagctgatgacatcacattcctgcaggtaGGGCCCATGCTTTATCTTTGTTAGTGAACCTCTGACATCAACATCTGATTATGAGTCTACAGAGTAAACCTCATGTTTATgatgagatgaggaagagaaagatccAAACAGATCTACTACTAACTActaacaccctcacacacacacacacttacatacacacgtacacacacaaacgtacacacactcgTACGCAAACAAACTGTTGGTACACCTgaaattcgtccattgtgtgaTTTTAATCAGGAACTTACGTaaacattcagcctctcctccaatcaatctGTAACTTTAGCCTGATGTCACCTTGACTACGCCCCCTGAACTAGTGGACAGTCTTACATGCATTACTagccatttccctcttctaacctGGCATCAtaatcacacagattacacatacattgctcttaacatagccacacacacgaggagaagACTTCGTGCTTCACATAGACTCGTCCTTTGTtcatatcacatgtatgtttacagacgtgcacacacatgtacgtggaaataaggaacacacacacacattctttctggcgtgCACACTCAACTCAACAGTgcacactgttacgaccctggcgggtctaggccccgcccccatgagatttgcatgcctgttctgtctatctctagagcaggtgattgggagcaggtgtagcaggtgattggaaccaggtgtagcagtaattggaggggctacaaaagccctgagcagactgcattcgtgaagcgttggattggagttttggattggtcgttggtgtttggataggaattggatttgtggatactcgttggatttggattgtcgtcgtcgtcgtcgtttgctttatattaccatttaactgactttacattacatcttttgtttctctccacaacactgacattcaccacacgttttcctataactaatagataactatatacttgtaacccttaataaataacttattattattattatatcataaattctgcgtggcctcccctttatgtttcgtgcctgTGACCTGGGTTCGGTACATGTGGGGGCTCGACCGAGATTGTTTTCGGAATCAGGTAAGGTAACTTTTCAACCACTCATTGGGAAATAGTGGTGGTAAAGTTGCATTGAATTTTATAGATCGGGATATTGGCCTTTAATGCTGACGGGCACAAAACTGCCGGTGCAGCAGGAAGGGTATTGCAAATTGGGGAGACCCACGCGGAAAATTGTAAGTGTTAAACTTTTGTTGTTTTCGTTGGGTTGCCGTGGAGAAGGGAAGTCACTTTTGAAAGTGACGGCAGCTGTGGGCTCTCGTTGGGAGAGAAACGGGCTGTGCATATACTGGTTAGATTGAGTGCAGGTGTAGTGGTAACTGGGTGGGAAAAGGTAGGTTAGACCTACCGAGCAACGTGAACCCCTGCTCAGGTGAAGAGCGCTTaccgctgtttgttgtttttccggCTTACTAAAGTTTATTGTTTTCTGTGGGTGTGTCGGACGCGCTGGGGCTGTCTAGCAGCTCAATTGcaggtggacacactgaagactAGATCTGGAAATAGCGAGGACTGTGTTTGGGAGTTAGATCGGGGCAGCTCTAGTCTGTTGGGTTTTGGTGACTGGGTGGTTCATCACCTGCGCTTAATTGCTGGGTTGCACTGTCACGTCTGGGCCTGGGTAATATAGCGGTGGAAATGGAGCAAATGGCAGAGTTTTTCGAGTCTCCAACAGAAGGGTATCTTGACGGGCTAACGAAAGCTCAACTTCGCATAGTGGCAGAGCATTACCATTTTAGCGAGTCATTGCCCAAGGATCTTAATAAACAGGAGTTAAAGGATAGTGTAAAACAGCAGTTGCTTGAGAGGTCGGTAATAGCTGGGAAGTCCGATCCTCTGAATCCGACGGCGGCGTTTACCCCAACGCGCGCAGATGCAGGTGCCCTTTTGCATGGAAGCGCTTTTAGTTTTGAACAGCAAATGGAGTTTCTAAAAATGCGAGAGGCGGCGAGGGATAAAGATCGGGAGTTTGAATTTGAAAAAATGAAACGAGATCGGGAATTGGAGTGCGAAAAACGAAAATTAGAGAGAGAGCGTCTGAGGTTAATGGCGGAGGGTAAGATTGTGGGGACTGGAACTGGATACTCCTCTGGGCCATCGGGTAGGGCGGGCGCAGAGGACCTATCAGGTATGATTAAGTTCTTGCCCAAGTTCAATGACCGAGATCccgacattttcttttctatttttgaaGGGATTGCCGATGAGCGGGGTTGGAATGACTCAAACCGCACCCTGTTAATACAAACGGTTCTTTCTGGGAGAGCGCAAGATGCGTTTGTGGCCCTGTCTGTGACGGACCGGAAAAATTACCAGCGGGTTAAAGAAGCAGTATTAAGAGCGTATGAACAGGTTCCGGAGTTTTATAGACAGCGGTTTAGGAACTGGCAAAAAGATGACCAACAGACCTATTCCGAGGTTGCGAGAGATCTGGTTGGGTTTTTTGATTGCTGGTGTTCTTCCGTTAGTGTAAACACGTATGAGCGGTTGTGTGAGTTGATGGTACTGGAACAGTTTAAAAATATTGTCCCGGAACGGCTGGCTATCTTCTTGAATGAACATAAGGTTAAGACTGCCGGGGAGGCTGCAGTGCTCGCAGATGAGTATAACCTAACACACAAACCTAGTTATAATCGTGAGGAACGTCGGGAAATTCTGGGTAGCAGTTATCGCAGTGGTCCATGTGGGACTAGACAAAGTCCTTCATATCTCAGTGAGTCGGACACcgaaaaatgtaattattgctTAAAACGCGGTCATTGGAAGAGAGAGTGCCCACTGCTCCAGGGGGGAGATAAGAGAGGGCTAAACTCTCTCAAATGGGATCCGGTAAAGGGGGCGGGATGTGCAGCCCCGGTGCGTAAATGGAACCGCACAGGAGAGGTGGTGCAGGTAAATGCCACTGTCCCTGCAGAAGGTTCAGGCTGTGAGGTGCCTGATCACTCTGGTCAAGGGCAGTGCGTCTCTGAATCCGCTGATGGTCGGGGAGGGTTATGCCCCATTTATAACTGATGGCTTCATATCGTTTGTCGGCTGCTCTGAGAAGAAGCCTGTAAGAATTTTGCGAGACACGGGTGCTACAGAGACGTTTgtatctgaatgtgttttaccgttgttacgaccggctcgtgggtTGCAACATAAACacggtagagacagacaatgtGGCGGATTGTAACAAAAGACTATTTATTTACTACAAAGTTTGATCCAAAGGAGAAAGTCTAGGGGTTTccaaagatgcgtggatgcgtgaGGTGGGTATGTACGTGAGTAGGAGCGtttgtcaaaagtgtgtgtgagagtagcggaagctgagaaggggcctccatcagacgtagcagtgcttttatatcctggcaccaggtgtggataatcactgcTCATCATAATGGTTgtaggtccacagcctgctccctccatatggccagtatagggactgcaggcagggtgcgcagggcacagggggtcgtaacacctCCCTCCCCAAGAAGGTTCCTCCCAGgaaacctgaaaaaaaagagaaaagagcccCCGTGACCCCGTCCCATCTCCGGGCCCCACCATCCTGGGTCCTTGAAAAACTGAAGGAGACATGAGAAGAACAGGTCACAGAACCATTTTATTCAAGCCGCACCCCTCTTTTTTTACAGTGTGGCATGCTAATTACTACAGTCGTGATCCAAACAACACTTCCCCATAGTGTAGGGATCAGCTAAATTAGGTCGAAAAGGACTGAGGGGCAACACGGCTAGGACCTGATcccctttctcaaaacactgtGCGTTGCGACCAAAAGAGCGCTGCATCTTACACGTTGATTTCGCTAGCGCCTTTTTCGCAGCAGCACGGGTTTGATAGAGGTGCCTAGAGCCACCTATATAGCCCTGCACATTAGCAGGAGGCTGCCTAGCGCTACAATCAGTGTCTGATTCCCTATAGACACTATGACCATTCCCAGGTCCGGTGTGGACCAACTCCACTGGGCCAGATTCAGTCCCCACAACTGAACGGCCATTAACACAGTTATATTTCCCTCTTGTGCGAGTCTGGCTGTTGACTGGAGAAGCAACCCTCTTACCTTCAACAGTTTTACTGATCACCACAGAGCGACAACGTAACCGCTCCTGTTCCTCAGCTTCCTGTAGCTGTTTAGAAATAGGAAAAACAGGAGGAAAATGTGTTGCGCACCCATCAAGCGTGTCAGATGCCGGTGGAACGCTTACCATAACAGGTGGCAGTACCACCTTAGTAAGTTCCCAGACCCTCCCCCCAGCTAAGTCATTTCCCAGGATGAACTCTACCCCAGGCACaggcagagatgcacacaccccAACCACTACATGGCCGGTGACTAAGCCAGAGGAAAGCTGGACATGATGTAAAGGTAACTTTCTAAAACCCATTTCAATGCCTCTAACGAGTGCATGACTTCCTGTGGCAGTCCTGGCTGAGAGAGGCAGCACTCCCCCCAACAGGACCGACTGTGCAGCCCCTGTATCCCTCAGGATGCGCACAGGCACACTACTTTGGCCTGGCAGAGACACTGACCCTATGCTTATGAAAGGAGAGTAGTCCGCTTTCTCGCTAGAACCACCCTCATGCGAACAGGCACTTCCAACACAGCCACAGTTAGTCCTGCATTGCGAAGCTGCAACCAAAGCCACAGTCTTACATTGGTCGTTCTGGTATGCATGACAGTCCGATATTTTGTGTCCAGGGTTTctgcaataaaaacacacaatgtcAAAGTTTCCACCAGTCGCCCCACTAGGACTCCTTGGGGGAGACGCAGGGTAAGGCCCTGCCACAACAGGCCTTGGTTTACCCTGGTAGGGAGCCCTGTTCCTAAAGCCATCACCTGATCTGTTGGGCTGCATGTTACGGTGTGTCAAAGCGAACTCATCCGCCACCACAGCTGCTTCAGCCAGTGTGTTAACTTTCTGCTCATTGAGGTATGTTGTAATCACCTCAGGGACGCAGTTCTTAAACTCCTCAAGGAGGATGAGCTCCCTAAGTAACTCCAGAGAGTCTACTTGTTTAGAGGTACACCACCGATTAAATAAGCGCTCTTTTTCACGAGCAAACTCAATGAAGGTGTGCTGGTCCCACTTTCTGCACTGTCGAAACCTCTGCCGATATGCCTCAGGAACCAACTCGTACGCCTTCAGAATCGCAGCCTTTACCACCTCATAATCTGCAGACTGTACAAGAGGCACAGAGGCATAGATTTCTTGAGCCTTgcctaccaacacacactggagtagTGAGGTCCAGATCTCTTTGGGCCATTTTAGGGAGGTAGCCACCCTCTCAAAATGAGGGAAGTATTTATCCACATCCCTCTCAGAGAAGGGTGGTACCATCCTCATGTATCTACTAATGTCCCTTAATGCTGTATGAGACGGTGACTGTTCACCAGGAGAGGTTGGAATTTCAATTCCTTTGGCTGCAAGTTCTAATTCTAACCGGCGGAGGTCGAACTGCCTTTGCCGCTCATCATTTTCgaactgcctctgccgctcaatATTTTCATATTCCAGCTTTCTTAAGGCGAATTCTTTGTCAATGGCCATTTCCCTTAGCCTAAGTTCACTATCAGATCTAGGTGTTGTAGAGACCTGGGCTGTAACTGGGTCCTCTCTTTTTGCCGCCATTACCTCTTTGTCAATCAAAAGGTCCTTAACGGCTTCATACACCGTAGCCTTTGCTTTTTTAATTTGACTAGTTAGTTCTATTTCGTAATGCTCTGCTATTTGCAGTAGCTGTTCTTTTGAACAAGTCTTCAACATTTCCTCAGAGGGCTGAGCAACAAACTCCTCCATGTTGAAAGACATTTTGCTAACTAAACAACAGCAAACAGGGCACTACAGAAAACCCAGTGTATTCAGGCAATCCCTCAAAATAGACCTTACACACCACTACAGGCCTCTATCAAAACACCTCGAAGATGCAAACGTGGTTACACTATTGCCAGTTATTTCCCACACAAAAACTTTAGTAATGAAGAGAAAAGGGAACCCCCCCCTTCAGATAATAACAGGAGACTTGTCCTACCTACCAGCAGTGAACCTCCGTAGTATCAACGGTTCTCTTTATAATTTTCTTTAAACGGAGAACCTAATCGAGGGAACTAAACCAAGTGTACAACCCTAGTTTAACAGATTTTCCCAGAATAACCCAACACCGTGATACAGCACACGTCAGCAATGCTAAGCAGACAGTTGATCACTATAATCTGTCGCTTTTTTAAACGGAGATTTGTTTTAACGCTACGCAAGCTCCCACAGCCATACCTAACTGCCAAACTCCTTTAAACAAATGTACCGATGTACTGCAAATTCTTCAGACCACCTGAAGTCAACTAATAACAAGCCACCGCTCATATATTAAATGCCCAGCTTCTCAACTAACCGTctctcacaaaaaacacacacaattgaggGGGGGGAATTACCATACTCACCACGGTATCAACGTTCATCCGTACACTCCAGCCCTGTATTTACTATCCTTTCCTACACCTGTCGCTTCAGAAACATGCTGAGCTAGAGGTGCACTGTTCTCAAATGAGTGCAGCCGTACTCACGTACCCCTGACGAGAGTTCAAACAATACCCGCCCAGGATTGTTTCCACGACGAGAAGTAGAATCAAAACACGCAACACAAAAAAACGCAAAACAACAAACCAGTGCTCGATGGAAG
Protein-coding regions in this window:
- the LOC116223799 gene encoding nuclear factor 7, brain-like, which gives rise to MASKSFSEEDFSCPVCYNIYKDPVLLTCTHSICNTCLQKFWKAKGSRECPVCRRRCSKEIYPVNLVLKNLCESFQQREEKSQRELFCRMHRSELLKLFCEDDQQLVCLVCRDSKLHKNHNFSPVSEAVLERKEELKIKLEPLQKKLDNFKQVKTTSDETAQHIRVRVMDCFF